Below is a window of Plasmodium chabaudi chabaudi strain AS genome assembly, chromosome: 10 DNA.
tttttacacttctatagaatatatatattatatattttatagtaTAACTATATGCATACTTAATACAGATATGCACAAGCGCATATATTAATGCACATGctttgtaataaaaataagaaaaaaaaacaacagttgaaaaaaaactcAGCAATGTATAATCAAAGGTAAAATCATTAAACCATAGAAAATGCTcgtaaatttataaaaaattaaaaggtTTCGTTTTTTAATACGAAACAAtcatatcaaaaaaataaaaaaaaaaaatatatatgtataattatttgtaaatcatatttataaacacATTTACATGGTACAATTCATATATCTATTCaagtatttatataaatgcttgtgaaataaataatcattCTGAAATTCTATCacggaaaaaaatataatacactGCATTAACTTACAAAAATAGGTAGACAAAACAAtatgttaattttattaaaaaaacatacacaccataaaaatacataataagAACCTTGACAGTTacacttttttattacgctttatgcttttttaaaatagtataaGTGTATTCttatgtattataaaaacataaatgaaaatgttaaAATAGAGAGTTCATACAATCTTTCGCATATACGTGCGTAAAATTTCTTGGttgtaaattataaataggGGCAAATTTTTTGCAGCATATTAAACTACCAGAAAATTGGTAACATATgccatatatatttgtatattttgatgtatagtatatatcataactcttattaaattaagaaaaaatataatttataaaaagttttaGCAATGCTATCATACGCTAAAATGGTTATACATAAGTATGCATTAACACTCGACAAAAAATTGTCcggaaaataaatatattaactaaattatataaactaaataaattaagCATAATATGTAGTGTCCTTTTTGTGTATGCATCTAATATAGCTTCAATcacataattataaaatatagtatatgatacaaaaaaatataatacggTTAATTAAAAGTCCgaataaatgtaaaaataattgaagaaataaaaatataaattatgaaatgCTTGCGTATTTTCTCAATGCTACATTttcttatataaaatatcaaatgtatgcataataaaaaaacatgacATATATAAGCAAccaatacataaatattctCATAAGTAGTGTATTTCTCAATTCGTGCTTGTATAGTCTTATatgtaatttataatataaaaatatccaGTCATTTTTACCTAttcaattatttatttattttttactcaTTTGATCGATCTAGAattgcatatatgtattcTTTGCCGATGCACAATTTTTAACATCCGccaatataaatttatgcacatgctcattttttttatgaaccAAATTATTCTGTCCCTATATAATGCATAATGCTcagtttatatatatgctaaaattcataaaattatatcctCTTTTGCTTTTCAGTGTTATATgctttcaatttttttacccAAGTATATTATACGCATATTACACTCATGCCTGTTTTTATGTTAacacatttataaaaaaaaaataattatacatacacattataatatggatatatgtgaaataaattatatttctttgGCTCCAACTACCAAAATAATGGTTATAAAATTGGTATGacgatttaaaaaaacatctTTTATTAGTTCTTTCCTATTAAGCattcttaaaaattttatatttacattattgATATAATGCATTCAGTTATAGCATCATTTACTTATTTGcataatatttcttaaagaaatatccgtatgcttattttttctcGATGCTCAAaattcttttcattttagatacctcgattttttttaataaatgtaataGTAAGCTATATACAGTTAAACAAACGCAAAATGCTGAGtacatacataaatatcAATATGTGTAGTATTGTCATGTTCATACACATTAATACTTAatcgtttttattattaacgCATGCATTTGCTATGTTCCAATACGTATCTAATAGCACAAGAGCATTTctaatcatattttttttataaatcaCAGAAGAAACTTTCAACCTATGAACTTTTTTACAATGCATATTcgaatttataatataatatgcatatacaatgctatataaatacatattataatgataatataattccCACTATAGTAGATGCATAGTGTGTGTGCCCTTGCTAATTTATCCACCCTCGAAATAATATTCCcacttttttataataaaaaatgcaacaatatatgcaaacgtgctaaacattatttttcagatttatattttcatttatgtagttatttattattttgtttcctCTGTCTCTTTCTGATGGGTTATTATATCATTGAaggaaacaaaataaaaaaataaataaacaaatgaataaatcAATTTTCTgggtttcttttttattcccCAATTTGCCTACAATTTCCAAATGGGTGAAACTCATctatatatctttttttctcatcccatttaatatgcatatcgTTATTTCACTGTGAgcgaattaaataaaattactTAATACGTTGCGGATTTTtggcattatatattttctttattctaccaattttttatatggaGAAAATGcatagcatatatatgtgctaATTTcgtattaaaatttttataatggttatttttttaattaatatttttttataatgttaCATATTAATGGTTTGGAAGAATGAAATGCATACTAAACATAACACTCTTTAGACTTAAAGATatggtaataataaagaaacaaatgaaaacataaaaaatggatatcGTGCATACACAcctttatacatatatggacatatacatatttgtaCATTgattaaaaaggaaaaataaGAGCATGTATTCACGCAATAAAAAGTAATCCTTTGtgaaaaagcaaaaaaaatatatgcattttcgCCCTATTACTTTCATTAGTATTTccaaatatacaaaaaagttCATAGTGGATGaatattacttttttctttgcttttattatttacttttGATGGATTATATTTCTTGGGGAGATTCTTTCTCATTTTTTTGCTCCTTTTCGTGTTTTTCCATCTTCTTCTTCCACTCCATGGCCTTTTGTAATATCTTCATGTTCTGTTGAAGGAAAACAAAAAGTGTATATAGAATGTACATGCATATGGGCGCATAATGCAGTGATGAACCAAACGGCTCATTTTCATGTTTTcgtatttttcttatatttttatgatattttttctttaccTGTGACTGTGCTTTGTCGTCGGGGAAAACGTAAGTGATAAATTCCTCTACCACTTCGTCGTCATTgcttttaattatttttttcttctttactttttttggTAACCTTTTTAAGGTTTTCTCTATAATTTCATTATCCCCATGATCCTTTTCAATttcatacaaaaaatttaacaGTATTGATCTTTCATTTGTTAgctcattttttttgcaaaatTCAATCCCATTTTCCAGTATTTCTCTGCATTTGCTTATATTGTCCAAGTATACATACTGAAACTCTGCATAGCTTTTGTACACCTAAGAACAGAGAAAagcaaacaaaaaatataaaatagcaaaataaaataagttgGAGAATAAAAAGTACGAAGCAACATAATAAGCTAAAAATCGTGatataatagtaaaaagaaatgtcttttttcatttctccttttatttccattttcctttttcatCAATGAGGATTAATCCTTACCTTGTAATGCTGAGTAATATTGAGCAATCTTTCGTAAAGTTTGCTTGCATTTTCGTATTCTTGCAAGTTGATTTCAAGGTCGATGTAGGTTTTCCATATCTGTGAATAGGATGTAAAATTTAAGCAGAATTTATAgcatattcaaaaaatatgaacatacTTGAACTTATATATCGATGTAGgcaaattatatttttattattcacaCAAAATTACCAATTCCGGAAGTTTCATGTCATCTATATGTATGGCTATTTCAGCGATTTGCCTAGCTCGTTCAATTTCATCTAAGGATAGTTCGAAATTGATCATGGCGATCCATGCCtgtaatgaaaaatgcaagaaaaaatatataaaaatacaagtATATGCGAATCGGTAGCATTAATGTATTGCAGGCTGATCCATAAAATGACTCTTACCTTCGAGTTAAACGGAAAGGCTTCCACATACTTGGAGTATATAGTTCTACACTCTTTGACGTTACCAAGGCGTAATTCCATATCACAGTACTCttggaatattttttcattttttacattttcaaTAGCATGATTAAATATAGCTCGTACTTTATCAATGTCCATTTGTCTGATTTCAAAATTTGCATAAaggatataaatttttttaaatgtaaaATTTTGCTTGCTaagtattttaaatatattgctATAAACCTTTCGAGCTCGATCTATATTATCTGCATATAATTCTTCAAAAACAGAATAATTAatccataaatatatataacgtttccaatattttttagtgcATATTTGTGGTATTATACTTATAGCTCTTTCGTATAACTCTCTTATGCGTATTATcgatttttctttatttattaagttAATATTCTGTTCttctaattttatataattaaaccAAATATCATAATCATTAGGAGTTTTTTTTAGTGCTTCTTCAAAATTTATcctttcattatataacaATGTTTGATCTAATTCCTCTTTTtcagaatattttttttgaaactgtaaaaaatttttatataaaatatcacTATTTTCACGTGGTAATCTTTTTAGTgcttctatatatatttttcggcatctttcatattcattattttcttcctcaaatttagaaaaatgtatataaaagtGCTGATCTAAAAATTGTGATGGCAATAACTCtatacatttttcataGCATGCTCTAGCTCtactaatatttttatatttcttttcaaattttataaatctaTAAAAGCATTCTAATTTAGGTATACTAACAATAAGGCGTTCAAAAATTTCTCgacatttatttatttctttacaCCGTTcttcaaaatttatataacataaaaaagcAGTTTCATCAATTTTCCACTTAACCCATcgttcatatatatttctagcattaacaaaattatttaatatctCTTCtaaatgtgcatattttttccaaaatatattttctaaaggtaataataaaaccaCTCTTTCTAATAAATTCCTAGCACTATTAATATT
It encodes the following:
- a CDS encoding pre-mRNA-splicing factor CLF1, putative, which codes for MYTNSKNVQVKNKNAADVQITAEQLIKEALDFEEVEKKVNYNLIDEDELNEYKISKRKEFEDSIRKRRYLINTYIKYALWEIKQKDIKRCRSIFERALNIDYTNKNLWLKYIEVELTNKNINSARNLLERVVLLLPLENIFWKKYAHLEEILNNFVNARNIYERWVKWKIDETAFLCYINFEERCKEINKCREIFERLIVSIPKLECFYRFIKFEKKYKNISRARACYEKCIELLPSQFLDQHFYIHFSKFEEENNEYERCRKIYIEALKRLPRENSDILYKNFLQFQKKYSEKEELDQTLLYNERINFEEALKKTPNDYDIWFNYIKLEEQNINLINKEKSIIRIRELYERAISIIPQICTKKYWKRYIYLWINYSVFEELYADNIDRARKVYSNIFKILSKQNFTFKKIYILYANFEIRQMDIDKVRAIFNHAIENVKNEKIFQEYCDMELRLGNVKECRTIYSKYVEAFPFNSKAWIAMINFELSLDEIERARQIAEIAIHIDDMKLPELIWKTYIDLEINLQEYENASKLYERLLNITQHYKVYKSYAEFQYVYLDNISKCREILENGIEFCKKNELTNERSILLNFLYEIEKDHGDNEIIEKTLKRLPKKVKKKKIIKSNDDEVVEEFITYVFPDDKAQSQNMKILQKAMEWKKKMEKHEKEQKNEKESPQEI